In Triticum urartu cultivar G1812 chromosome 6, Tu2.1, whole genome shotgun sequence, the following proteins share a genomic window:
- the LOC125513127 gene encoding ankyrin repeat domain-containing protein 1-like isoform X2 has protein sequence MDAGLLAMACSGSFQDLESLLNGKPAVYTLGSSARQPPHLYAVTVGGESLLHLVAAVYGDSEDSTKKASLLYDKAPSLLFVQNSQGDTPLHYAARAGNMRMVALLIDLANGEGINNAKGLLETQNKIHETALHEAVRSGNNDMVKLFMEENPQLARFPEQGTSPLYLAVLLENKIIAKTLYDLSGGLLSYFGPDGRNALHVAVQGSQGK, from the coding sequence ATGGATGCCGGCCTGCTAGCAATGGCCTGCTCTGGCTCTTTCCAAGATCTGGAATCACTCCTCAACGGGAAGCCAGCCGTCTACACCCTCGGAAGCTCGGCAAGGCAGCCACCTCATCTGTACGCGGTCACCGTTGGAGGTGAGTCCCTTCTCCACTTGGTCGCTGCCGTCTACGGCGATTCTGAGGACTCCACCAAGAAGGCCAGCCTCCTCTACGACAAGGCACCCAGCCTCCTCTTCGTGCAAAACAGCCAGGGGGACACACCCCTGCACTATGCTGCACGGGCGGGCAACATGAGAATGGTGGCTCTTCTCATTGATCTCGCCAATGGTGAGGGTATTAACAATGCAAAGGGACTTCTTGAAACACAAAACAAGATCCATGAGACAGCCTTGCATGAGGCCGTCCGCTCTGGGAACAATGATATGGTCAAGTTGTTCATGGAGGAGAACCCACAACTGGCCCGGTTTCCTGAACAAGGTACTTCGCCGTTGTACCTAGCCGTTTTACTGGAAAACAAAATCATCGCAAAAACACTCTACGACTTGAGTGGCGGGCTTCTTTCATACTTTGGACCAGATGGACGAAATGCATTGCATGTGGCTGTTCAAGGAAGCCAAG